TACCAAGTTTCatcagttttttattttcattttattgatATGTCGTGGCTAGTGCGCATGTTTGACGCGTGTGAGTTtgcattttaaaataaaatttgtatatatggaATGATATGTAGAGATACTAAatctaatttataattattacaaaatttgtatttttcctaaatattttctaatgaaagataagcattacaaaatttatactTTCTTCAGAAAATATATCTTAAGAATTTGTTTGGAATACCAACTCTTGACTATTATGATAAATTTGTGTAGTCAGAGTTATAAAGATATTTATGGTAGTagttaaaagataaatatatttaaaaggtaaattcaaatattttaataaaaaaaggataacaaagataaaaaattataattaatgcGTTAAACCTACTTGAACCAATCCATCTATAAAATGGAGTAGAGtagtaacaaaaacaacaccaacaacaaaaacatctcTCTAAAACTAAGAAATGGGTCGTagaaaaatagagataaaatTTATTGAAGATAGCATCGAAAGGAAAGCGACGTTTTCAAGACGCCGAAATGGCATTTTTAAGAAGGCTGATGAACTCGCGAAGTTGTGTAATGTAGAGATTGCTGTCTTGGTCATCTCCCCCACTAATATACCATACACATACGGTTATCCATGCTTCAACGATGTGGTTGAGCGTATTCAAAATCCTAGTGCTTCGTCCAAACTCAGGAGTCTCATGAAAGAATTGGAACAAATCAAAGAGTTTCAGGAGGTATGTTTCCCATCATTAATATAATCTCATCCGTtagttttccttcttcttcgttctcaaCATATAGATTACAAAGATGGGTTTGCTATTATACACAGaattaaataatcattatttattttatattatataatattttttttgtcaattttagGATTTGAGGAAGAAACAGCAAAGAAACCTTGAAAAGTCCAATATGAAAGAGAA
This sequence is a window from Arabidopsis thaliana chromosome 1 sequence. Protein-coding genes within it:
- the AGL102 gene encoding AGAMOUS-like 102 (AGAMOUS-like 102 (AGL102); FUNCTIONS IN: DNA binding, sequence-specific DNA binding transcription factor activity; INVOLVED IN: regulation of transcription, DNA-dependent; LOCATED IN: nucleus; EXPRESSED IN: endosperm; CONTAINS InterPro DOMAIN/s: Transcription factor, MADS-box (InterPro:IPR002100); BEST Arabidopsis thaliana protein match is: AGAMOUS-like 91 (TAIR:AT3G66656.1); Has 5838 Blast hits to 5838 proteins in 718 species: Archae - 0; Bacteria - 0; Metazoa - 595; Fungi - 308; Plants - 4866; Viruses - 0; Other Eukaryotes - 69 (source: NCBI BLink).) — encoded protein: MGRRKIEIKFIEDSIERKATFSRRRNGIFKKADELAKLCNVEIAVLVISPTNIPYTYGYPCFNDVVERIQNPSASSKLRSLMKELEQIKEFQEDLRKKQQRNLEKSNMKENVDLKLEDLVAFKAKLEAYQAGLKRKHVEMEDLSSPSILSKNTKNKMMRTEYSSGQSKGMYEFRAFGPGFLGTI